One window of the Acinetobacter equi genome contains the following:
- a CDS encoding tyrosine-type recombinase/integrase, with product MARTVVSLNDSKIKSAIAKHKKSPETAVRLSDGGGLFLLLDKKGGTYWRFDYFKPITKKRTTIGLGVYPELSLAEARRLRDEYRELLVQGIDPATHKNHLEEQARFALKNTFEAVAKEFMQTEVVAESTRHRNEFIYQYLFDAIGKKPIHEITARQLLDVCQIYEKQGKSETARRMRSKAGQVFKYGLVLGLCDRNVALDIKGLLKPHKKSHHAAVTNPKLLGELLAAIDNYTKRGSVVMCYALRILPHVFVRPGELRHAKWSDVNLENRTWAYTPSKTENALGTELIVPLSTQVVELFKELRVITGHNDYCFANYWGKTKLLSDSSINKALKNLGWENGETTGHGFRATARTLLDEVLKFPIERIEQQLGHQVRDMHGRAYNRTKYLEERMVMMQAWSDYLDSLKEKALNS from the coding sequence ATGGCTAGAACTGTAGTAAGTCTTAATGACTCAAAAATAAAATCAGCAATTGCTAAACATAAAAAATCACCTGAAACAGCTGTTCGTCTTTCTGATGGCGGTGGATTATTTTTATTACTAGATAAAAAAGGTGGTACATACTGGCGTTTTGATTATTTCAAACCAATAACAAAAAAACGTACAACAATTGGTCTTGGTGTCTATCCAGAATTATCTTTAGCAGAGGCGAGAAGACTTAGAGATGAATATCGTGAACTTCTTGTTCAGGGCATTGATCCAGCCACACATAAGAATCATTTAGAAGAGCAAGCACGTTTTGCACTTAAAAATACATTTGAAGCTGTTGCAAAAGAATTTATGCAAACAGAAGTTGTTGCTGAATCTACTCGGCATAGAAATGAATTTATCTACCAGTATTTATTTGATGCAATCGGTAAAAAACCAATTCATGAAATTACAGCTCGACAATTACTAGATGTTTGTCAGATTTACGAGAAGCAAGGTAAATCAGAAACTGCTCGCCGTATGAGATCGAAAGCAGGGCAGGTATTTAAATATGGTCTAGTTCTTGGTTTGTGTGACCGAAATGTCGCTTTAGATATTAAAGGCTTATTAAAACCACATAAAAAGTCACATCATGCTGCAGTAACTAATCCTAAATTACTCGGTGAACTATTAGCTGCTATAGACAACTATACAAAACGCGGTTCAGTGGTTATGTGTTATGCATTAAGAATATTGCCTCATGTATTTGTTCGACCAGGTGAGCTTAGACATGCGAAATGGTCTGATGTTAATTTAGAAAATAGAACATGGGCTTATACACCATCTAAAACTGAAAATGCCTTAGGCACTGAATTAATTGTTCCATTATCAACTCAAGTTGTTGAGCTATTTAAAGAGCTTCGTGTTATTACTGGCCACAATGATTATTGTTTTGCAAACTATTGGGGTAAAACTAAATTGCTTTCTGATAGTTCTATAAATAAAGCATTAAAAAATTTAGGTTGGGAAAATGGTGAAACGACTGGTCATGGCTTTCGAGCAACTGCACGTACTTTGCTAGATGAAGTACTTAAATTCCCAATTGAGCGTATTGAACAGCAATTAGGACATCAGGTTCGAGATATGCATGGTCGTGCATACAATAGAACAAAATATTTAGAAGAACGTATGGTAATGATGCAAGCATGGTCTGATTACTTGGACTCATTAAAAGAAAAAGCCCTTAATTCATAA
- a CDS encoding helix-turn-helix domain-containing protein: MVLTIAQTCKLLNIGRTTVYRMFNRGELEKIEVGRSARVKLPDHLAKAYAEQIKALMN, encoded by the coding sequence ATGGTACTAACAATTGCTCAAACTTGTAAGTTACTAAACATTGGTAGAACTACGGTTTATCGAATGTTTAACCGTGGAGAATTGGAAAAAATTGAGGTAGGTCGCTCAGCAAGAGTTAAACTGCCCGATCATCTAGCCAAAGCATACGCTGAACAAATTAAAGCCCTTATGAATTAA